GGGTACCTGACACATATTATATCAGATGATGTTTGGCTGAAGAAAATTTATTTCAAGAATAATTTCCAGAAGCGATTAATTGATGATCCGGACTTTCTAACTAGATGGCATAATGATTTTCGATTACTGAACGGGAAGTTAGTCGAATGGTTTAACTGTGCAAATCTAATGAACGAACTTGATTATGCAGACCCTAATATAAATAGTGTTGAAGAAATTGAGATTAAGGATTTAATAGAGTTTAAAAAAGAAACATTAGGAGACTTTTTGTATACACGGGACCAGACGGAAAAGGATTTAGCTGTGTACCGATTTGATGACATAATCGATTACATTGAGTCGTCTACGGTAATGGCCTGTGAGATATGCAGTAAACTAATACCGCGGAAGGATTGATCAGA
This Virgibacillus phasianinus DNA region includes the following protein-coding sequences:
- a CDS encoding zinc dependent phospholipase C family protein, which translates into the protein MMHLIIAKQVHEKLGLLNLRPFILGGIAPDAVFLREKKDASHFYGGHVGDKTRFVDYERFIEKYLSNIHHNFMLGYLTHIISDDVWLKKIYFKNNFQKRLIDDPDFLTRWHNDFRLLNGKLVEWFNCANLMNELDYADPNINSVEEIEIKDLIEFKKETLGDFLYTRDQTEKDLAVYRFDDIIDYIESSTVMACEICSKLIPRKD